The region ttattgtcctaaaaaacaactttcaaacttgcagcccagtgcccaaagtatctgtgccctaactttgcacctcccctccgtccctcctccccaccctcttcatgattaagaatgccactggaacattttctccatgctgaacattgcacaggtgcttaacgaaccagcccatgtgccgggctaacacagatgttgaataggagacaatttgcctagagcattcctaatgatgagaagggtggggaggaaggacagagagggtgtgccagcctaatggtgcgtttacacagacagatttatctgacagagtttggaagccaaagccaggaatggatttgagaagagaagaaatctcagtctttcctttatgatctgttctctttttatagtctgttcctgattttggcttcaaaaatctggcagataagtctctctgtgtaaacgcaccattatgcatacacaatctaggccacgcccgttgggcatgccccaaaagtagttttttagaacaataactgcatcacctgctgaacggaccccaggacagatcttgtattagaagcagctatctgaaggtacaagtggtttggggggtcagattgtagatacagagtcgctttaactcctATAGTCATCCAACCAGCTCATTGGCAATGGGTTAAGAACCATCATCCAAACCTATTCTCCTCTTAGAACTGTGGAAAACCTCTCCGGATGGGTAAGCAACAAGGTAGGTGATGTGGTAAGGCAGACGACCATATATATTAGACTTAACATACAAGTGTATGAATATCGATCAAGTCTTATTCTGTGCAAAGTGGTGGAAttgtgcaagtttttttttttttttttttacagtgctgACCTTAAAAATATGTTCAATTGCAGTTATGGAATTACATTGGCACCAGTGATAATGCCCATCAGTGCCCATCTCTTGATAATGCCAACTTGACCAGTACAACATGATTAAGGGTTGTTTTAATATACATCAGGCTGCTAgtgttatttaaagtgactctgtacccacaatctgtcccccccaaaccacttgtaccttcggatagctgcttttaatccaagatctgtcctggggtctgttcggcaggtgatgcagttattgtcctaaaaaacaacgggcgtggcctagattgtgtatgcattaggctggcacaagctCCCTGTTCATAGTCACACTGGCACCACTGGTAATATTCATATTGTTCATAGTCACATTGGCACGATAGTTAATAGTCATACTGTTCATACTCTCATTGGCACCACTGGTAATAGTCATACTGTTCATAGTCACATTGGCACCAGTGTAGTCATACTGTGCATAGTCACATTGGCACCAGTGTAGTCATACTGTGCATAGTCACATTGGCACCAGTGTTAATAGTCATACTGTGCATAGTCACATTGGCACCTGTGTAGTCATACTGTGCATAGTCACATTGGCACCATTGTAGTCATACTGTGCATAGTCACATTGGCACCAGGGTAGTCATACTGTGCATAGTCACATTGGCACCAGGGTAGTCATACTGTGCATAGTCACATTGGCACCAGTGTAGTCATACTGTGCATAGTCACATTGGCACCAGTGTAGTCATACTGTGCATAGTCACATTGGCACCAGTGTTAATAGTCATACTGTGCATAGTCACATTGGCACCAGGGTAGTCATACTGTGCATAGTCGCATTGGCACCAGGGTAGTCATACTGTTCATAGTCACATTGGCACCAGGGTAGTCATACTGTTCATAGTCACATTGGCACCAGGGTAGTCCTACTGTGCATAGTCACATTGGCACCAGGGTAGTCATACTGTGCATAGTCACACTGGCACCAGTGTAGTCGTACTGTGCATAGTCACATTGGCACCTGTGTTAATAGTCATACTGTGTAGTCCTACTGTGCATAGCCACATTGGCACCAGTGTAGTCCTACTGTGCATAGTCACATTGGCACCTGTGTTAATAGTCATACTGTGTAGTCCTACTGTGCATAGCCACATTGGCACCAGTGTAGTCCTACTGTGCATAGTCACATTGGCACCTGTGTTAATAGTCATACTGTGTAGTCCTACTGTGCATAGCCACATTGGCACCAGTGTAGTCCTACTGTGCATAGTCACATTGGCACCATTGCTAATACTCATGCTGTTCATTCTGTTAACCATCCCGGCTGGGCAATTGAAGGCTCACTGTAGTGACAGCCGCGGCCGCTAGAGGGAGCGCTGTACAAATGACAGTCAATACGTCTACAGGAAAGCCGGGGCTGCGCTCTTGTTTCTAGCCGGACTTTTGTATTCGTGACACCAAAATTGTGCACCCCACAACTGCGTCCCCCAGCCGTCAGTGCAGACACAGGAGACCATGAAGATGTCGGCGGGCGGCCCTTCCCTACTGCGGGAGTTACTGAGCTCGGAGCCAGCATGGAAGGAGGATGAGGTGTGCGTAGTAGGGGTGTTCGGGAAGACGGCTCTGCTACAAGGAGGCTGGGACAAAGGCTGCCTGGTGAACTCCCTGTGTGACCGGCATGTGTTCCCCCTCTTCCAGCAGCTGCCAGAGCAGGCCCGGGATCGGAGCATCTTCCAGACGTACTACGAGCAGGAGTCCCGGGTGCTGTATGTGGTGCTGACCGGCATCAGCGACACTGGGCAGCTGGTGAGGGCGTGCGAGGAGCTGGGGCGCGGGGTGTCCCACGCAGAGGCACACGAGTGGTGGAAGGACGAGGAGAAGCTGCACTGTATGCACATGCTCTACCTCTTCTCCGTCTGCCACCTATTGCTGCTGCTGCATCCCGCCTGTTGCTTTGACATTGCCTATGAGAAGCTGTTCCGGGCGCTGGACAGTGTGCGCCAGAAGCTTCTGCCCTCACTCAAGCCCGCACTTAAGGAGTGCCCTGTGGGGCTGGAGTGGAAACTCAACGCAAGACCTTGCCCGCCCCGACTGCTCTTTGTCTTCCAGCTGAATGGGGCCCTACGAGGAGTGGAGCCCAGCCGGGGAGCAGGACAGATGGCCGCAGAGAAACCCAAGAAGCATTCGCCCAAGAGACGGCTGCAGCATGCCCTGGAGGACCAGATCTACCGGATCTTCCGCAAGAGCCGCGTCCTTACAAACCAGAGCATCAACTGTTTGTTTACTGTGCCCGCCAACCAGGCCTTTGTGTACATTGTGGCCGAGCAGGACGACGACCCAGTCGGTATGCTGCTGGATAGCCTGCGGCAGAACTGCACGGTTAGGGATTCGGAGCCCAGCATCCCTGGCATCCCAGGGCCGCGACGCTACCAGATGATGAGGCACAGCCGGCAGCAGCTGTCCTTTACGGCAGAAAGCAGCTCGGGACTGTCGGGGCAGCTGGTGGACTGCACTCTGCGGGAGTTTCTCTTCCAGCATGTAGAGCTGGTGCTCACAAAGAAGGGCTTCGATGACAGTGTCGGGAGGAACCCACAACCCTCCCACTTTGAGCTACCCACCTATCAGAAATGGGCCAATGTGGCCCTAAAGCTGTATGAGGTGATCATAGAGAATAAAGACGATGACCCTCCAGCCTTCCCAGGGGGCTATCCCCCAAAGCTGCTGGCTAACAtgaaagtactggaaggctaTTTGGATGCAGATACTAAATTTTCAGAAAACCGGTGCCAGAAAGCACTTCCAATGGCCCACAGTGCCTACCAGTCAAACCTGCCCCATAACTACACCACCACAGTCCATAAGAACCAGCTGGCACAAGCACTTAGGGTATACAGCCAACATGCCCGTGGGCCAGCATTCCAGAAATATGCCATTCATCTCAATGAAGATTGCTACAAATTCTGGAGCAGTGGCCACCAACTCTGCGAGGAAAGAAGTCTAACAGATCAGCACTGTGTGCACAAATTCCACTTGCTTCCAAAAGCAGGTAAGTGTTATTGATCTATTGCCCTGATTACTGGGaagtctgtatagtgtatatttaCTATGAAGTGGTTGTTATTTACCAGTTCAGGCTGAAGAATACTGACCTATATTTCCATCGCTGACAGGGAAAAACTAGAATGCTAAACTAGTGCTACAATCCCCTTCATTCTCAGGATCGTGGGGGTCCCAGAGTTCAGACCCCCCACTAAATAGGCCATCTCTTTATAAGATGATAATAACCCTTTTAGAGTATGttcttatgtactgtatacactgcagtgtgggacattttattattttcattcttgattttaggtgaaaaaattgaGCCGGATAGAAATCCCCCTATTCTGTACCATAACAGCCGTGCAAGGTCAACAGGAAACTGTAACTGTGGGAGGAAGCAGGCCCCTCGCGAGGATCCGTTTGACATCAAGAGTGCAAATTATGATTTCTATCAGGTATTGTGTTATAATATTTAGGGTATTTTCACAAGCTGCATAGACAATGGGCGTCCCAtatgaatggctgttgtttaatgctGCCTACAGTcaaaattaatgatcatgataattccAGCTGTAGCTAGCGTTAAACCTCGGCTGTTCATGTGGAACAAccattgtttatacagtgtgtgtacatagccttttaCTGTATGGGTCTGTCATGTTAGCTTTACTTTATATGATAGAGGTCTAGCTCCAGGCAGATGTTTCTATTAATTGATGGAAGTATTTGAGAAGACCTGTACTTACAGTgatatgtcagtaatgtatacttacctgtcccactcacCTGCTGCTGCCGACTTCCAGGCCACCCGCTCTGCGCCGCTGTCAGCGTTATGAAAACATCCGATGACGTTTTGCTCCCACGGGAAATGGACTCTCTGCATAAACAGTATGGAGTCTATGTTGACTGGCCATTTCCTATGGGAACAGTACGTCAGATGTTATGAAAATGCTGACATTGGCGCAGATCAGACATCCCAGGAACTGGCAGCggtgtgtgggtggagggggtaagtatacattactgacatgtcccccatGGCATGGCTAACTATAAATCTTTTTctggccaactcctttaatgcATTAACATGCATGTATGTAATAAATTCCATCAGGAAGAAGTAATAATTAAGAAAATAAGTTAGTTTATGACATTTGTTAAATGGAAATTTTCAAGTGCTAATAAAACGATTTCTAAAAAACCCAAATAGAATTTGTAGAAATAGCAATCACAGGTCATCATGGATAACATATGAATAATTTACAGTTAAAGTAGTATGCCAGCCAATAACACTTATCCCCTGGTCACATTATAGGGGATAAGCCTTTCTTTCATTGGGATCATTGAATAGCAGTTATGCATGTGCACTGCCATTCCATTCATTGTCTCTGAGAGCTGCCAGAGATATCCGAGTGCTATACTCTAGTCAGTGCatcggtctccaaactgcggccctccagctgttgtgaaactacaactcccatcatgcctggacagctaaagctttggatttggctgcccaggcatgatgggaaatgtagttttgcaacagctggagggccgcagtttggagacccatgctctagtgTATACTACGCTAAAGGTTTTAGATACATATTTAGGTAAAGGAATTCTTCAGAAAGCATCAACGTACAATTCATTTTCATAATGCATTCATGTTTTTCCACTTTGTGTGATAATTCACAGATGCTTGAAGAGAAATGCTGTGGAAAACTTGACCACATTCATTTTCCAATATTTGAGCCAAGCACACCTGACCCTGCTCCTGCCAAGAATGAGGCACCTTCTACTTATCAAGAAGGAGATGTGGAAGGAGAGAAGCTGAAGGATAAGGAACCTCAAACACAGGGTGAAAGTACTAGTCTGAGCCTTGCACTTAGTTTAGGCCAGTCTACTGATAGCCTTGGAACATACCCAGCTGACCCCCAAGCAGGAGGAGATAATGTTGATGCTCCGGGTCCTGGTGCAGAGGAAAAAGCAGAAAAAAGGCCCAGTTTAGTGGATCGGCAAGCATCCACTGTTGAGTATCTCCCTGGTATGATGCATTCAAACTGTCCAAAGGGCCTTCTTCCTAAATTTTCAAGCTGGTCTCTAGTAAAACTGGGCGCTGCAAAATCATATAACTTCCACACAGGGTTAGATCAATCTGGATTTATCCCAGGGACCAATTATCTGATGCCTTGGGACATTGTCATTCGTACGAAACCAGAAGATGAAGGGG is a window of Dendropsophus ebraccatus isolate aDenEbr1 chromosome 5, aDenEbr1.pat, whole genome shotgun sequence DNA encoding:
- the SMG8 gene encoding nonsense-mediated mRNA decay factor SMG8, whose product is MKMSAGGPSLLRELLSSEPAWKEDEVCVVGVFGKTALLQGGWDKGCLVNSLCDRHVFPLFQQLPEQARDRSIFQTYYEQESRVLYVVLTGISDTGQLVRACEELGRGVSHAEAHEWWKDEEKLHCMHMLYLFSVCHLLLLLHPACCFDIAYEKLFRALDSVRQKLLPSLKPALKECPVGLEWKLNARPCPPRLLFVFQLNGALRGVEPSRGAGQMAAEKPKKHSPKRRLQHALEDQIYRIFRKSRVLTNQSINCLFTVPANQAFVYIVAEQDDDPVGMLLDSLRQNCTVRDSEPSIPGIPGPRRYQMMRHSRQQLSFTAESSSGLSGQLVDCTLREFLFQHVELVLTKKGFDDSVGRNPQPSHFELPTYQKWANVALKLYEVIIENKDDDPPAFPGGYPPKLLANMKVLEGYLDADTKFSENRCQKALPMAHSAYQSNLPHNYTTTVHKNQLAQALRVYSQHARGPAFQKYAIHLNEDCYKFWSSGHQLCEERSLTDQHCVHKFHLLPKAGEKIEPDRNPPILYHNSRARSTGNCNCGRKQAPREDPFDIKSANYDFYQMLEEKCCGKLDHIHFPIFEPSTPDPAPAKNEAPSTYQEGDVEGEKLKDKEPQTQGESTSLSLALSLGQSTDSLGTYPADPQAGGDNVDAPGPGAEEKAEKRPSLVDRQASTVEYLPGMMHSNCPKGLLPKFSSWSLVKLGAAKSYNFHTGLDQSGFIPGTNYLMPWDIVIRTKPEDEGDLDNNSWPAPNKSVPGKRSGAVTGRGRRRDDIARAFVGFEYEDSRGRRFMCSGPDKIMKVLGNGPKESAVKALNTDMPLYMLSPSQGRGLKPHYAQLMRLFVVVPDAPLQIVLTPQVQPGPPPCPIFYPEKQEIILPTDGLWVLRFPFSYVMERGPCYPPKENQQLISYKVMRGILKAVTL